From Segatella copri, the proteins below share one genomic window:
- a CDS encoding glycosyltransferase family 2 protein — translation MMIISTTTIIAGAVVVLLAVLGSLINPFLRSLRFQKTETAENQPPVSILITAHDNLAELERNLPMFLRQQYAADYQVIVVCQSTDGETQDFLKRTAAENPHLYYTYIPESSRYMSRKKLQITLGVKAAKHEWIILTEPNCRPSNDKWLQTMVRQCQDPNHLVLGYVALDEETKSVRRFDSIRKAYYVLRRAQQTYGYRSHMPNVAFRKSDFMKEQGYQGNLEYVRGEYDFLVNKYAHCGDTATELDCDAWLIREAPSNKSWHNAHLYLQASRKSLERAGSMRTLMFFDHLMPHLSLIATLAVAAYSILMKNWILTGCAGFSFLLLFIVRMLIANKAIKHFDDGIAMFKLPFFEYGIIWRNLATKLRYWRADKNDFTSHKL, via the coding sequence ATGATGATCATTAGTACAACTACTATAATAGCAGGCGCAGTGGTGGTTTTATTGGCGGTTCTCGGATCGCTGATAAATCCATTTCTGCGCTCGTTGCGCTTTCAAAAGACAGAAACGGCAGAGAATCAACCTCCTGTCAGTATACTCATTACCGCACACGATAATCTTGCTGAATTGGAGAGGAATCTCCCTATGTTCCTGCGTCAGCAGTACGCTGCCGACTATCAGGTAATCGTAGTCTGCCAGAGTACAGATGGCGAGACGCAGGATTTTCTGAAGCGAACAGCAGCCGAGAACCCTCATCTGTATTATACTTATATTCCTGAGAGTTCACGCTACATGAGCCGCAAGAAATTGCAGATTACACTGGGTGTGAAGGCAGCCAAACATGAATGGATTATTCTGACAGAACCTAATTGCCGCCCAAGCAACGACAAGTGGCTGCAAACCATGGTCCGTCAATGCCAGGACCCAAACCATCTGGTATTGGGATATGTAGCCCTTGATGAGGAAACCAAGAGCGTACGCCGTTTCGACAGCATCCGCAAGGCTTACTATGTTTTGCGCCGTGCCCAACAGACCTACGGCTATCGCAGTCACATGCCAAACGTAGCGTTCCGCAAGAGCGATTTCATGAAGGAACAGGGCTATCAGGGCAACCTGGAATATGTTCGCGGCGAATACGATTTTCTCGTCAACAAGTATGCACATTGTGGAGATACAGCTACAGAACTGGATTGCGATGCATGGCTCATCCGCGAAGCACCATCGAACAAGAGCTGGCACAATGCCCACCTCTATCTGCAAGCTTCACGCAAGAGTTTGGAAAGAGCCGGTTCCATGCGAACCCTCATGTTCTTTGACCATCTCATGCCACATCTCAGCCTGATAGCAACACTGGCCGTTGCAGCCTACTCTATCCTCATGAAGAATTGGATTCTTACAGGATGCGCAGGTTTCAGTTTCCTCCTGCTGTTCATCGTGAGAATGCTGATAGCCAACAAGGCCATCAAACACTTTGATGACGGAATAGCGATGTTCAAACTGCCATTCTTCGAATATGGAATTATCTGGAGAAATCTGGCTACCAAATTGCGCTATTGGCGGGCTGACAAAAACGATTTCACTTCTCATAAACTCTAA
- a CDS encoding CinA family protein, translating to MEFETKILSKGIQEMLYNSDKTVGTAESCTGGRIAEALISVPGASNYFKGGVVSYTNEVKENLLGVSHEVLEEQTAVCEEVAREMVLGTIKTLNVDFAISATGVAGPTGGTPAIPVGTIYVGYGDKNDVRVVKLTEDFGRDINLAIATNTALKGMLEFLKEHAEELKKEA from the coding sequence ATGGAATTTGAAACAAAGATATTGAGCAAGGGCATCCAGGAGATGCTCTACAACAGTGACAAGACAGTAGGCACAGCAGAGAGCTGCACAGGCGGCCGTATCGCCGAGGCGCTGATTTCTGTGCCAGGTGCCAGCAATTACTTCAAGGGTGGTGTAGTAAGCTACACCAACGAGGTAAAGGAGAATCTTCTGGGCGTGAGCCATGAGGTTCTGGAGGAGCAGACTGCCGTTTGCGAAGAAGTGGCAAGGGAGATGGTGCTCGGCACAATCAAGACCCTGAATGTAGACTTCGCCATTTCAGCAACGGGTGTGGCTGGTCCGACGGGTGGAACTCCAGCCATTCCTGTGGGCACAATCTATGTAGGTTATGGCGATAAGAACGATGTTCGCGTAGTAAAACTCACCGAAGATTTCGGACGCGACATCAACCTTGCAATTGCCACAAATACAGCGCTTAAAGGCATGCTCGAATTCTTGAAAGAACATGCTGAAGAACTTAAAAAAGAGGCTTAA
- the rpmG gene encoding 50S ribosomal protein L33, whose amino-acid sequence MAKKAKGNRVQVILECTEHKNSGMPGTSRYVTTKNRKNTPERLELMKYNPILKKMTLHKEIK is encoded by the coding sequence ATGGCAAAGAAAGCAAAAGGTAATAGAGTACAGGTTATCCTCGAGTGCACTGAACACAAGAACAGTGGTATGCCAGGTACAAGCCGTTACGTGACTACAAAGAATCGTAAGAACACTCCTGAGCGTCTTGAGTTGATGAAGTACAACCCAATCCTTAAGAAGATGACTCTTCACAAGGAGATTAAGTAA
- the tsaD gene encoding tRNA (adenosine(37)-N6)-threonylcarbamoyltransferase complex transferase subunit TsaD has protein sequence MKDIYILGIESSCDDTSAAVLKNGVLLSNVTASQEVHKAYGGVVPELASRAHQQNVVPVVDQAIARAGIKKEDLSAVAFTRGPGLMGSLLVGVSFAKGFARSLNIPMIDVNHLQGHVMAHFIKESDDDQSAPPFPFICLLVSGGNSQIVKVNAYNDMEVLGQTIDDAAGEAIDKCAKVLEWGYPGGPVVDKYARQGNPKAFSFSEPHIPGLNYSFSGFKTSFLYSLRKWVAADPDFVEKNKYDLAASIEFTIVDILMKKLRMAVKQTGIKHVAVAGGVSANNGLRNAFRDHAKRFGWTIYIPKFSYTTDNAAMIGCVGTFKYRDGEFATIDLPAYSKVSFK, from the coding sequence ATGAAGGATATATATATATTAGGTATAGAGAGCAGCTGCGACGATACCTCTGCCGCAGTGCTCAAGAATGGTGTGCTGCTGAGCAATGTAACCGCCTCTCAGGAGGTTCACAAAGCTTACGGCGGTGTTGTTCCGGAGTTGGCTTCCCGTGCCCACCAGCAGAATGTGGTTCCAGTCGTTGACCAGGCCATCGCGCGTGCCGGCATCAAGAAGGAAGATCTTTCTGCCGTAGCCTTCACCCGTGGTCCGGGTCTGATGGGTTCGCTCCTTGTGGGTGTAAGCTTTGCCAAGGGATTCGCCCGTTCGCTCAATATTCCGATGATAGATGTAAACCATCTGCAGGGTCATGTGATGGCTCATTTCATCAAGGAGAGCGATGATGACCAGAGTGCACCTCCATTCCCGTTCATCTGTCTTCTCGTGAGCGGTGGAAATTCGCAGATTGTAAAGGTGAATGCCTACAACGATATGGAAGTGCTGGGACAGACCATCGATGATGCGGCTGGCGAGGCTATTGACAAGTGCGCCAAGGTGCTGGAGTGGGGCTATCCTGGTGGTCCTGTCGTAGATAAGTATGCACGCCAGGGCAATCCGAAGGCTTTCAGTTTCTCTGAGCCTCATATTCCGGGTTTGAACTACAGTTTCTCAGGCTTCAAGACCAGTTTCCTCTACAGCTTGCGCAAATGGGTGGCTGCTGATCCTGATTTTGTTGAGAAGAACAAGTACGATCTGGCTGCCAGCATAGAGTTTACCATCGTTGATATTCTGATGAAGAAACTCCGCATGGCTGTCAAGCAGACCGGTATCAAGCATGTGGCTGTAGCTGGAGGTGTGAGCGCCAATAATGGTTTGCGCAACGCTTTCCGCGACCATGCCAAGCGCTTCGGCTGGACTATCTACATCCCAAAGTTCAGCTATACTACCGATAATGCGGCGATGATAGGCTGCGTGGGAACCTTCAAGTATCGTGATGGTGAGTTTGCAACCATCGACTTGCCAGCCTATAGTAAAGTATCATTTAAGTAA
- a CDS encoding DUF4295 domain-containing protein, with protein MAKKAVATLHEGNMDGRAYTKVIKMVKSPKTGAYVFDEKMVPNEAVKDFFKD; from the coding sequence ATGGCAAAGAAAGCGGTCGCTACCCTCCACGAAGGTAACATGGATGGTCGCGCATATACAAAGGTTATCAAGATGGTTAAGAGCCCTAAGACTGGTGCATACGTTTTCGATGAGAAGATGGTACCAAACGAGGCTGTTAAGGATTTCTTCAAGGATTAA
- the hrpB gene encoding ATP-dependent helicase HrpB: MNLDRIEQQAGHLPAYQIADSVNEALMESANLVITAPPGAGKSTLLPLTILRGMSDQALEGFIHDHLKSQGKILMLEPRRLAARQIAERMAQILGEPVGKTIGYRVRFESKVSDDTRIEVLTEGILTRMLVNDATLEGVSCLIFDEFHERSINSDLALALARQTQEIIRPDLKLIIMSATIDASIICQALQAPLIESKGRMFPIETIYADHDIDRYQVAQEMAATICQAFRNQEGDILAFLPGQGEIMKCEELLRSALSSTEIYPLYGNLSPEKQRLAIAPSKPGERKIVLATPIAETSLTIEGVRIVVDSGLCRKLVYDARTGLSHLETVRISQDMAVQRRGRAGRITSGVCYRLWTQTSEHLMPEQRLPEILDADLSSMVLDIAAFGENKPELLPWLTLPPKGNLVLAQQLLMSLNALTPDHDTHALSGSITAEGSRMAQLPCHPRIAKMMISSDSPASQALACDIAALLEEKDPMGENEDSDMTLRLSILRSARCKKNLGRWNRIAQIAQEYRKMLRIREDNEPIDAEEVGHLIALAYPERIAHATDHAGNFKMSNGNTIFIDPCDSMAANEWLAIASLNLSSTSSSSSRQGRKGRVFLSAPVNWKNLPAQTCENISWDSKALAVKMQQETRIGALVIDSKPIQNASRETVSDIICEAARKDGLSMFDWNESVHRLQQRVAQVAEWHPELEIPDLSTEHLLTTAQAWLPFYLEEGGKMKTSVTELKKLNLCEILWNILPYELQQEIDRLAPTHIRVPSGSNIRIDYRLGAEAPVLSVRLQECFGMTSTPTVDAGKQPLLLELLSPGFKPVQLTQDLASFWQGTYFEVRKELKRRYPKHFWPENPLESQAVRGVKR, translated from the coding sequence ATGAACTTAGATAGAATAGAACAGCAGGCTGGTCATCTGCCAGCTTACCAGATAGCCGACTCTGTCAATGAAGCATTGATGGAGTCGGCTAACCTTGTTATTACAGCTCCTCCTGGAGCCGGTAAATCTACCCTTCTCCCGCTCACCATTCTGCGGGGCATGAGTGATCAGGCATTGGAAGGTTTCATCCATGATCATCTTAAAAGTCAGGGTAAGATTCTGATGCTCGAACCGCGTCGTCTGGCTGCTCGCCAGATTGCCGAACGGATGGCACAGATTCTGGGAGAACCCGTGGGCAAAACCATCGGCTATCGGGTAAGATTCGAAAGCAAGGTTTCGGATGATACACGCATCGAAGTCCTTACTGAGGGCATTCTCACCCGAATGCTGGTCAATGATGCTACACTCGAAGGCGTTTCGTGCCTCATCTTTGATGAGTTTCATGAGCGCAGCATCAATTCCGATCTGGCGTTAGCGCTGGCCCGGCAAACACAGGAAATCATCCGCCCCGACCTGAAGCTCATTATCATGTCAGCAACAATCGATGCTTCTATCATCTGCCAGGCACTTCAGGCTCCGCTTATCGAGAGTAAAGGCAGAATGTTTCCGATAGAAACCATTTATGCAGACCACGACATCGACAGATATCAGGTAGCGCAGGAAATGGCAGCCACTATCTGTCAGGCTTTCAGAAACCAGGAAGGTGACATTCTTGCCTTTCTGCCGGGACAGGGAGAAATCATGAAATGCGAAGAACTGCTTCGTTCTGCCTTATCTTCAACGGAAATCTATCCACTCTACGGTAACCTCTCGCCTGAAAAGCAGCGGCTCGCCATCGCTCCTTCCAAACCGGGTGAACGAAAAATCGTACTGGCCACTCCTATCGCCGAAACTTCTCTCACCATCGAAGGGGTACGAATCGTTGTGGATTCCGGACTCTGCCGAAAACTGGTTTATGATGCCCGTACAGGCTTGAGTCATCTCGAAACCGTTCGCATCAGCCAGGACATGGCTGTGCAACGAAGGGGACGTGCGGGCAGAATAACATCAGGCGTATGTTACCGGCTTTGGACACAGACCTCGGAACATCTGATGCCAGAACAGCGGCTGCCCGAAATACTGGATGCAGATCTCTCTTCGATGGTTCTCGACATTGCAGCTTTCGGCGAAAACAAACCGGAACTGCTGCCTTGGCTCACCCTTCCTCCCAAGGGCAACCTCGTATTGGCACAGCAACTTCTTATGTCGCTCAACGCCCTCACTCCTGATCATGATACTCACGCTCTCAGTGGCAGCATCACCGCAGAAGGCAGCAGAATGGCTCAACTTCCTTGTCATCCGCGCATTGCCAAGATGATGATCAGCAGCGATTCTCCGGCGAGCCAAGCCCTGGCCTGCGACATTGCTGCTCTGCTGGAAGAGAAAGACCCGATGGGCGAAAATGAAGATTCTGACATGACGCTCCGCCTTTCTATCCTACGTTCCGCACGCTGCAAGAAGAATCTGGGACGTTGGAACCGTATCGCTCAGATTGCCCAGGAATACAGGAAGATGCTGCGTATCAGGGAAGACAACGAGCCAATTGATGCTGAGGAAGTGGGCCATCTCATCGCCCTAGCCTACCCTGAGCGCATCGCCCATGCCACCGACCATGCGGGCAACTTCAAGATGTCGAATGGCAACACGATTTTCATAGACCCGTGCGACAGCATGGCAGCAAACGAATGGCTTGCCATCGCATCACTCAACCTATCTTCAACCTCATCATCCAGTTCTAGGCAGGGGCGGAAAGGAAGGGTATTTCTCTCAGCCCCCGTCAACTGGAAGAACTTGCCGGCACAAACCTGCGAGAATATTTCATGGGACAGCAAAGCGCTGGCAGTAAAGATGCAACAGGAAACACGGATAGGAGCACTCGTCATAGACAGCAAGCCGATACAGAATGCCAGCCGAGAGACAGTTTCAGACATTATCTGCGAAGCTGCCAGAAAAGACGGACTCAGCATGTTCGATTGGAACGAATCGGTTCATCGTCTGCAACAACGCGTGGCGCAAGTAGCTGAGTGGCATCCGGAACTGGAGATTCCCGACCTGTCAACAGAGCATCTCCTGACAACAGCCCAAGCGTGGCTCCCTTTCTATCTCGAAGAAGGTGGTAAGATGAAGACTTCTGTTACTGAGCTGAAGAAACTCAACCTGTGCGAAATCCTTTGGAACATCCTTCCTTACGAGCTTCAGCAGGAGATAGACCGCCTTGCTCCCACCCACATCCGTGTACCATCGGGCAGCAACATCCGCATCGATTATCGCTTGGGGGCCGAAGCCCCGGTTCTGAGTGTGCGGCTTCAGGAGTGTTTCGGAATGACATCAACACCAACTGTCGATGCTGGCAAACAGCCTCTTCTGCTTGAGTTGTTATCTCCCGGTTTCAAGCCCGTTCAGCTTACTCAGGATCTCGCAAGTTTTTGGCAAGGCACTTATTTCGAAGTCCGCAAGGAACTGAAGCGCCGTTACCCTAAGCATTTCTGGCCGGAGAATCCGTTAGAGAGTCAGGCCGTAAGAGGTGTCAAACGATGA
- a CDS encoding aspartate kinase — MKVMKFGGTSVGSPERMKGVASLVTESGEPTFIVLSAMSGTTNSLVEISDYLYKKNPEGANEVINNLEKKYMQHVEELYSTEEMKNTTREFLQGEFNYLRSFTKDLFTSFEEKSIVAQGEMMSTNMVVNYLKEQGVKAVLLSALDFMRTDKNAEPDPQYIKEKLAAIMEQNQGYQIYITQGFICRNAYGEVDNLQRGGSDYTASLIGAALPADEIQIWTDIDGMHNNDPRVVEHTEAVRQLNFEEAAELAYFGAKILHPTCVQPAKYAGIPVRLKNTMDPKADGTIIDNVIVRGKIKAVAAKDNITAIKIKSSRMLLATGFLRKVFEIFESYQTPIDMIATSEVGVSMSIDNDSHLNDIVNELKKYGTVTVDSDMCIICVVGDLDWSNVGFETIATDAMKNIPVRMISYGGSNYNISFLIREKDKKQALQNLSNVLFEKK; from the coding sequence ATGAAGGTAATGAAATTCGGAGGTACTTCTGTAGGCTCACCAGAGCGCATGAAGGGAGTAGCCTCTTTGGTTACAGAATCAGGTGAACCAACTTTCATCGTATTGTCTGCGATGAGCGGTACAACAAACTCTCTCGTTGAGATTTCTGACTATCTTTACAAGAAGAATCCAGAGGGCGCCAACGAGGTAATCAACAACTTGGAGAAAAAATACATGCAGCATGTAGAAGAACTCTACTCTACCGAGGAGATGAAAAATACGACTCGTGAGTTCTTGCAGGGCGAATTCAACTATCTCCGCTCATTCACCAAAGACCTCTTCACTTCTTTCGAGGAGAAGAGCATCGTGGCTCAGGGCGAGATGATGAGCACCAACATGGTTGTAAACTACTTGAAGGAACAGGGTGTAAAGGCCGTATTGCTCAGCGCATTAGACTTTATGCGCACTGACAAGAACGCAGAGCCGGATCCTCAGTACATCAAGGAGAAGTTGGCTGCTATCATGGAGCAGAACCAGGGCTATCAGATTTACATCACTCAGGGATTCATCTGCCGCAACGCATACGGCGAGGTTGACAATCTGCAGCGTGGCGGTAGCGACTACACCGCATCTCTTATCGGTGCAGCTCTCCCAGCTGACGAAATTCAGATCTGGACCGATATCGACGGAATGCACAACAACGACCCTCGTGTCGTAGAGCACACTGAAGCTGTCCGCCAGTTGAACTTCGAGGAGGCTGCAGAGTTGGCTTACTTCGGTGCCAAGATTCTCCACCCTACCTGTGTTCAGCCAGCAAAGTATGCAGGCATCCCTGTACGCTTGAAGAACACCATGGATCCTAAGGCCGACGGTACAATCATCGACAATGTCATCGTACGCGGCAAGATCAAGGCTGTTGCTGCCAAGGACAACATCACAGCCATCAAGATCAAGAGTAGCCGCATGTTGCTCGCTACAGGTTTCCTACGCAAGGTATTCGAAATCTTCGAGAGCTATCAGACTCCAATTGATATGATTGCCACTTCTGAGGTGGGTGTCAGCATGAGTATTGATAATGATTCTCATCTTAACGACATCGTAAACGAGCTGAAGAAATATGGTACAGTAACTGTAGATTCTGATATGTGCATCATCTGCGTTGTAGGTGATTTGGACTGGAGCAACGTTGGCTTCGAGACCATCGCTACCGATGCGATGAAGAACATTCCTGTACGCATGATTTCTTACGGTGGTTCTAACTACAACATCTCATTCCTCATCAGAGAGAAAGATAAGAAGCAGGCATTGCAGAACTTGAGCAACGTATTGTTCGAGAAGAAGTAA
- a CDS encoding HAD family hydrolase translates to MIKTVIFDMGGVIITLDENEAGKRFIELGMKEFAEKMDPYKQVGLNGQLEEGKISEEEYRREVCKKIGREVTFEELQHCWLGYMKEIPERNLVTLRNLKKQGYRVILLSNTNPYVSAWVDSEAFSGDGHPIGDYFDAMYRSYEVKYMKPDENFFRYVLSQEKIMPEECLFIDDGPRNCCAASELGLFTYCPQNGEDWCDKIYEHLK, encoded by the coding sequence ATGATTAAAACTGTGATTTTTGATATGGGTGGTGTCATCATCACCCTCGACGAGAATGAGGCAGGCAAACGTTTCATTGAGTTGGGTATGAAGGAGTTTGCGGAGAAGATGGACCCTTATAAGCAGGTTGGTTTAAACGGTCAGCTGGAAGAGGGCAAGATTTCCGAGGAGGAATACCGTCGGGAAGTGTGCAAGAAGATTGGCCGCGAGGTAACCTTCGAGGAACTGCAGCATTGCTGGCTGGGCTACATGAAGGAAATTCCAGAACGCAATCTGGTTACTCTCCGCAATCTTAAGAAGCAGGGCTACCGTGTAATCTTGCTCAGCAATACCAACCCTTATGTATCAGCCTGGGTAGACAGCGAGGCATTCTCCGGCGACGGTCATCCTATCGGCGATTATTTCGATGCGATGTATCGTTCTTATGAAGTAAAGTATATGAAACCGGATGAGAATTTCTTCCGTTATGTCCTTTCTCAGGAGAAGATCATGCCAGAGGAGTGTCTGTTTATTGATGATGGTCCCCGTAACTGCTGTGCAGCCTCAGAACTGGGACTGTTTACTTATTGTCCGCAGAATGGAGAAGACTGGTGCGATAAGATTTACGAGCATTTGAAGTAA
- the lysA gene encoding diaminopimelate decarboxylase: MKGTFPIDKFQEIQTPFYYYDTNVLRQTLKTINEEAGKHEGFEVHYAVKANANPKVLNIICQAGLGADCVSGGEIQAAIKAGFPASKIVYAGVGKSDWEINLGLEKGIFCFNVESIPELEIINELAEKQNKIAQVCFRINPDVGAHTHANITTGLAENKFGIAMRDMEAVIEEAAKMKNIQFLGLHFHIGSQILDMGDFEALCNRINELQNQLEAHHIVVKNINVGGGLGIDYNHPNRQPIPNFKDYFDTYAKKLKLRDGQKLHFELGRAVVGQMGSLITKTLYIKQGTAKQFAIVDAGMTDLIRPALYQAYHKIENISSDEPVETYDVVGPICESSDVFGKAVDINKAHRGDLIALRSAGAYGEIMASQYNCRQLPKGYITEDF, translated from the coding sequence ATGAAAGGTACATTTCCGATAGATAAGTTTCAGGAGATACAGACTCCGTTCTACTATTACGACACCAATGTGTTGCGCCAGACATTGAAAACCATCAATGAAGAGGCTGGCAAGCACGAGGGATTTGAAGTGCACTATGCCGTAAAGGCAAATGCCAACCCTAAGGTGCTCAATATCATCTGTCAGGCTGGTTTAGGAGCCGACTGTGTGAGCGGAGGAGAGATTCAGGCAGCCATCAAAGCCGGTTTCCCTGCCAGTAAGATTGTTTACGCTGGTGTAGGCAAAAGCGATTGGGAAATCAACCTCGGATTGGAGAAAGGCATCTTCTGCTTCAATGTAGAGAGTATTCCGGAGTTGGAAATCATCAACGAGCTGGCTGAAAAACAGAATAAGATTGCGCAGGTTTGTTTCCGCATCAATCCGGATGTCGGTGCCCATACGCACGCTAACATCACAACAGGTCTGGCAGAAAACAAGTTCGGAATTGCCATGCGCGACATGGAAGCCGTAATCGAAGAGGCTGCCAAGATGAAGAACATCCAGTTCCTCGGACTGCACTTCCACATCGGAAGCCAGATTCTCGATATGGGTGATTTCGAGGCACTCTGCAACCGTATCAACGAACTTCAGAACCAACTTGAAGCGCATCACATCGTTGTGAAGAACATCAATGTGGGCGGTGGATTGGGCATTGACTATAATCATCCAAACCGACAGCCAATCCCTAATTTCAAGGATTATTTCGATACATACGCAAAGAAACTGAAGTTGCGCGATGGTCAGAAGCTTCACTTCGAGTTGGGCCGCGCCGTAGTGGGTCAGATGGGTTCTCTCATCACCAAGACACTCTACATCAAGCAGGGCACAGCCAAGCAGTTTGCCATTGTGGATGCAGGAATGACCGACCTCATCCGTCCAGCACTCTATCAGGCTTACCATAAGATTGAGAACATCTCAAGCGATGAACCTGTAGAAACTTACGACGTAGTAGGTCCTATCTGCGAATCAAGCGATGTCTTCGGCAAGGCTGTCGACATCAACAAAGCCCATCGCGGCGACCTCATCGCCCTCCGCTCAGCCGGAGCCTATGGTGAGATCATGGCGAGCCAGTATAACTGTCGCCAGTTGCCAAAGGGGTATATTACAGAAGACTTTTAA
- the map gene encoding type I methionyl aminopeptidase → MIKKKRWHCLPGQPLTELDKQVMFWENKGKLVPTRDLIKTPEQIEGIRKSGVVNTGCLDAVAEMIRPGINTQEIDDLCMQYCKDHNAIPACLNYEGYPKSVCTSINEVVCHGIPKEEDVLEEGDIINVDMTTIVDGYYADASRMFIVGGKTTPEKEQLVRVAKECLEIGMEVAKPYSFVGDIGHAIEKHCKKYGYGVVRDLCGHGVGCQFHEEPEVLHYGHRGTGMLLVPGMVFTIEPMINMGTWQVFLDADDPYGWEVITGDEKPSAQWEHTLVMTETGVEILTY, encoded by the coding sequence ATGATTAAGAAGAAAAGATGGCATTGCTTGCCAGGTCAGCCTCTTACAGAGCTCGACAAGCAGGTAATGTTTTGGGAAAACAAGGGTAAACTTGTTCCTACCCGTGACTTGATTAAAACTCCAGAACAGATAGAAGGCATCCGCAAGAGTGGTGTCGTAAACACCGGTTGTCTTGATGCGGTAGCCGAGATGATCCGTCCGGGAATCAACACCCAGGAGATTGATGATCTCTGCATGCAGTATTGCAAGGATCATAATGCCATTCCTGCGTGTCTCAATTACGAAGGCTATCCTAAGAGCGTTTGTACCTCTATCAACGAGGTGGTTTGCCATGGTATTCCTAAGGAAGAGGATGTGCTCGAAGAGGGCGATATCATCAATGTGGACATGACAACCATCGTAGATGGCTATTACGCTGATGCCAGCCGTATGTTCATCGTTGGCGGCAAGACTACTCCTGAAAAGGAGCAGCTGGTTCGCGTAGCCAAGGAATGTCTGGAAATCGGTATGGAGGTTGCCAAGCCATACTCGTTCGTAGGTGATATCGGTCATGCTATCGAGAAGCATTGCAAGAAGTATGGTTATGGTGTGGTTCGCGATCTTTGCGGTCATGGCGTAGGTTGCCAGTTCCATGAAGAGCCTGAGGTTCTTCACTATGGTCATAGAGGCACGGGCATGCTGCTCGTTCCGGGCATGGTATTTACTATCGAGCCAATGATCAACATGGGCACCTGGCAGGTATTCCTCGATGCGGACGATCCGTACGGTTGGGAAGTAATCACCGGTGATGAGAAGCCATCTGCGCAGTGGGAGCACACGCTTGTGATGACAGAGACAGGTGTGGAGATTTTGACATATTAA
- the rpmB gene encoding 50S ribosomal protein L28 yields MSKICQITGKKAQLGCNVSHSKHRTKRSFDVNLFSKKFYYVEEGCWISLKISAAGLRLINKVGLDAALNQAVKKGYVDWKDIKVIGE; encoded by the coding sequence ATGTCTAAGATTTGTCAAATTACAGGTAAGAAGGCACAGTTAGGTTGCAATGTGTCTCACTCAAAGCACCGTACAAAGAGAAGCTTTGATGTTAACCTCTTCAGCAAGAAATTCTACTATGTAGAAGAGGGTTGCTGGATCAGCCTCAAGATCAGTGCTGCTGGTCTTCGTCTTATTAATAAGGTAGGTCTCGATGCTGCTTTGAATCAGGCAGTAAAGAAGGGCTACGTAGATTGGAAGGACATTAAAGTTATAGGAGAATAA